GTTATGTTGATACCGAAAGTGAACATACGCGGCTGGGGTACGGTAAGCCGGTCGACGCCGTAATACAACGGATTGAGATCCTTGCTGACATCCGGATCCCAGCCGGGATATTTCGAGATGAGGAACAGGTTGTCGCCCTGAAAGTAGATGCGGAGTCCTTTCATGCGGAGCTTCGACGTGATTGCCGCCGGGAATTCGTATCCCAGGACGAGGCTGCGGAGCCGAATGAAAGAGCCGTCGTGCAGGATACGCGATGAGTTGCGCACGTTGGGGGTCGCCCGGTTGAAGATGGCGCGCGGGTATTCGTTGGTGCTGCCCGGGCCCGTCCACCGGTTCTCGACCTGCGACGCCAGTACGTTCGACGTGTGGCTGAGACGCGCGGCGTTGATCATCCATTCGGCCAGCACCTTGTTGCCGTACTGGTAGGTGAAAAAGACGTCGAGACGCAGACCCTTCCACTTGAATGTATTGTTCCATCCGCCGAAGAACTTGGGGTTTGAAGAGCCCTGGATTACGCGGTCCTCGTCGGTGACTTGTCCGTCGTTGTTGACATCCCTCCATTTGACGTCGCCGGCCCGGATTCCGTCGGCATACTGCGGATCGGGAACCTCTCCGTCGTACTGGTAGATGCCGAGCTGTTCGAACACGTACCACGAACCCACTTCCTCGCCTGCGCGGAGGATGCGGTTGGAACCGATGATGTCCTCGCCCGTGAGCGACTTGATGATGTTCTTGTTGTGGGAGATGTTGAACTGCGAGAGCCAGGAGAAGTGCTTGCCGAAGTTGAAGTGGGTGTTGAGGGTGAATTCCACGCCCCGGTTACGGATCGATCCGATATTCGAGAGGGTCGAGGTCGTTCCCGTATGGGCAGCCACCGGCTTGTTGTAAAGCAGGTCGAATGTGTTTTTCTGGTAGATGTCGAAGATCATGTTGACCTTGCCTTTCAGGAAGGCCAGGTCGAATCCGACGTCATACTGGTCGGCCTTTTCCCAGCGAAGATTCCGGTTCCCGAAGTCGGACACCGCGATACCGCTTTGTCCTCCGTAGTTCTTGCCGCCGGACATCTTGGCGTGATAGGCCCAGGGGCTGATGCCCTCCTGGTTGCCGGTGCGTCCGTAGCTGGCGCGGAATTTCAGGTCGATGCCCGAGTCCTCCATGAAGGGCTCGTTGCCGAGGTTCCATCCGAACGAAACGGAGGGGAACCAGCCCCAGCGGTTCTCGGGGGCGAATTTCGACGAACCGTCCGTGCGCAATGTCGCGGTGAGCATGTAACGGTCTTTGTAGCCGGCGGTGATACGTCCGAAATAGGACTCCATCGCGTATTCGTTGAGCGTTCCGGTGACGTTGTAGAATTCCGCCGCTGCATTGACGATGTTGAACGACGGCGAGGGGAATCCGCGCACGTCGACGTAATTCTGCTTGCGGGTCACATCCTGATAGGAGTGGCCCAGCATGGCACTGAAATCGACGTCGCCGAACTTGTCGTTATAGTTGGCGTAGACCTCGAACGTGGTGTTGGGCACGTGGCGGTAAGCCTCCACCAGACGTCCCACGCCCGTACCGTAGGGATGGTTCTCGTTATAGTAGGTATAGTCGTAGGTGAAGCTCAGGTCGGCGTTGTAGTTGGCCTGAATTTGCAGTTTGTCGTCGAAAAAGTTGAACTTGGCGAAGAAATTGCCCAAGATGCGGTAATTCTCGATATAGGCGATCTGCTCGTCGAGGATCTGCACGGGGTTGTGGAACGTAAGTTGGGGAGTGCCGCCGGTGTAATATCCCCCCCCCGGTGTATAGACATGGTCGATAGGGCGCTGGTGAATCAGGCGTTCCAGGATCGACGAGCCGATGTTGGAGCCGGGAATCTGGTCGTTCTTCATATAATTGCCCGAAACGTTGGCGCCCACCTCCAGCCATTTGGCGAATTTCTGCGTCACTTTGGCCTTGAGGTTCGCCTTGCGCATGGCGTTGGTGCGGATGACGCCGGTCTGGTCGTTATAGCTTCCGCCCACGTAATAGGTGGTCTTGGCGTTGCCTCCAGACACGGAGACATCGACGTTGTAGCTCCGGCCCAGCTGCGTGCCGATCTTCATCCAGTCGGTGTCGGGCATCGTGCCGAAGGGGTTCTGAATGTGGACTTGGTAGTCTGCGTCCCCGACTTGATAACCGTACTGGCGGTTGTAGTTGTCGACGCCTTCGTTATAGGCTTCGATATACTGTTTTGAGTTGGCCATCTTCACCCTCCGGAGGTTGGGGAATTGCGAGATGCCCGCTTGGAAGTTGAGCCGAAGCGTGGCTTTTCCCTCGCGGCCCGACTTGGTGGTGATGAGCACCACGCCGTTGGAGGCCCGCGATCCGTAGATGGCGGCCGATGCCGCGTCTTTGAGGACTTCGATTGACTCGATGTCGTTGACGGCGATGGTCGCCATGGAACTCATGGTCTCTCCGAAGTTGAAGATATTGGCGTCTTCGTTGGTGATCGGAATGCCGTCGATAACGTAAAGGGGCTCGTTGCCCGCGCTGATCGAGGAGATACCCCGGATGCTCATACGTTCGCCCGAGCCGAGGTTTCCCGATCCCGTCGTGGAAATAACGCCGGCCACACGGCCTTGGAGCAGCTGTCCGGGGCTGGCCACCTGACGCTGGTTGTTCTCGTCGACCACCATCTTGCTGATGGCGCTCGACACCATGCCGCGGCGCTGGGTTCCGTAGCCGACCACCACGATATCGTCCACCAGTTTGGACTCTTCGTTGAGCACGACCGTCAACTGGTCCTTGTTCTGCGGCGTGACGACCACCGTGCGGGGTTCGTAGCCGAGGAACGAGATGTTGAGCGTCGCGGGAAGCGTGATGTCGCTCAGCTGGAATCCGCCCTGGATGCCGCTGGTGACGCCTTTGTTCGTGCCTGCGACGATGACGGTGGCTCCCGAAACGGGGGCGTTGTTCTTGTCCAGCACCCATCCGGTTATGGTCTCGGATTTGGGGGCCTGCTGCTTTTTTGCCGGGGCCCGGCGGATGAATACCTGCTGTCCGTCGATGGCGTAGGTGTTCTCGCTTCCTTCGAAGAGTTTGTCGAGGGTCTGGCGGATGGTGAGGTTGGTGGTTTTGAGGGTCACTTTGCGGGCCGAACTGAACAGCCCGTCGTAGTAAAAGAACGAGTAACCGCTGATCCGGCTGATCTCGTCGAGCGTTTCCGACATCGACTTGTTTTCGACCGAAACGGAAAATACTTTTCTTTCGCTCTGGGCTGATGCAGTCGACGAAAATGCCGGAATGCATAGGAGCGTCAGCAAAAGGGGCCGGAGTATCTTTGCGGCCCAAGTTTTAAAGTCCGGTTTTTTCTTCATATATTTGTAAAGTTATTTGATGGTTTACCTATTACCGTAATGTCAAATGACGCAGGGCAGGAGGTTTTAGCGGATCGCCTGCCTTGTTTTTTTTTGGGGGGGGGCTTTATCGTATTATCATAGGCAATTCAGGTTTTTCGGTTAGACTTAGGTCGGTTATCGGTGCAGCATATAGGTGCGTTTTTCGCTGTCCCACGTGTACTGAATCTGGGCGGTGTTACAGATTACATCGAGTACGCGGATGAGTTCGTCTTTGAGGATGAGTTCTCCGGAGCAGGTGAGCCCCGACGTCGAGAGATCGGCCACGATGTTGATGTTGTAGTATTTGGAGAGCCGTTTGACGATGGTGGCGATCTTTTCGTTGCGGAACTTGTAGTTGCCGTCCTTCCAGGAGACGTACTCCTCCACGTCGACCGCCGTGATGTAGTCGTGTTCCCCGGACGAGAAATACATCTGGTTCGGGGCGAGTTCCGATTTGCGGCCTTTGGCGTTGGTCACGGCGACCTTTCCGCCTACCAGCACCACCGACAACTCCTCCTCCTTTTCATAGGCGTTGACATTGAGGGTGGTTCCCAGAACCTCGATACCCGCGCGTTTGGTCTTGATCACGAACGGCCATGCCAGGTTATGGGCGATTTCGCCGTACACCTCTCCGTCGACGTAGATTTCCCTCCGGTCGCCGGCGAACTTTTCAGGGTAGATCACTTTCGTTCCGGCATTTATCCACAGCCGGCTGCTGTCGGCGAGGATCAGTGTCGAACGTTTGCCGTAGGGCACGGCTAGCAGGTTGAGCTTTCCCTGCTCCCGGTCTTGTCCGGCAATCTCCTGTTCGTTGATCGTCAGGCCATTCCGGCTGTAATCCACTCGAGCTTCGTCCCCCGGCATTTCGACCACCTTTTCGCCCAGAACCAGTTTGATATAGTTCGTATCCTCTGTATGGGCCAGTGTGCGGACGTCGGTGCCGTTTATGGTCGTCGTTCCGTTGTCCGGGCCCGTCAGAGGACGCAGTATGATGGCCACGGCGATACATGCCGCCGATGCTACCAGTGCGGCCGGCCACATCCATCTCTTCGCTGCCGGTGTGCGGCGCGACGCGGGACGCACACCGTTCACCGAATCCTCGATGCGTTCCCATAGTTTTTCAATACGTTCTTCGGGAACGTCGGTCCGATGGGGTGCCCTGTTTAGAGAGAGTAGGATATTGCGAGCTTCGCGGAAAACTTCTGGGTCGATGTTACCGTCGGCCAGTCGGCGCTCCCAGAATATTTGTGTTTCTTCCGTGGGATTGATGATGGACGAGATGAAAAAATCGTCTTGGAGCAGTTCCTCCGTGCTGATATGGGTGTAATCTCTTTTCATGCGTTATCGTTGGCTTCTGGTATAAGGACAAGGTGGAACCGGAAAAGTACTCCTTTTGCCGGCGAGAACGTTTACAGGGAGCTGAAAAGCAGTAACAGGAAAGCCCCGGAGAGATGGGGATAGATCTCGCGGATTTTCTTGATCGACGAATGGACCAGATTCTTGGCCGACTGGCTGTTGATCTCCATCATCGCTCCGATCTCGTTGTAGTGCATTTGCTCCACGAACCGATAGTAGACTGCTTGCTTCTGGCGTGCCGAGAGGTTCCTCTCCATTTCGGCGACGAGTTGTCTGGAACGGTCGCTCTCCTCCTTCCTGACGATCGTCTCTTCCAGGTCCGACTGGTCATGGAGTTGGCGGCAGACTGAAATGTCCATTCGAAACCGGAAACTCTTGCTGTTAGCATGGTTGAGCAAGGTGTTTTTGAGCGAGATGAGCAAGTAGAGTTTCACGTTCTTCAGTTCTGGTAGCCGTTCCCGGTTGACGTAGATGCGGACGAATATGTCGTGGATGGCATCCTCGATGATCTGCCTGTCGTCGCAGAAGTGCAGTCCGTAGAGGTACATCGGCCGGACATAGAGTTCATAGAGCCGGGCATAGGCCTCCCGGCTTCCGTTGACGAACGATTGCCACAAAGAATCCTGTACGATTATCTCCTTCTGGTACATCGGGGCACGCTATTGGGTTGTCGGATTTATCCAAAAATACGAAAATTTTACGGATATGGAAAAGGGATCATTCGGAATCGTGCTTCAGAACCAGTTCCACCGGGATGTGGTCGGAATAGGCGGCCGTGAAGTCGTCGGTGATATACCGGCAGCTCACGATCCGGTCCCGGAGGTCGGGGGAGACGTAGATAAAGTCGATGCGGCGTGTGAAGCCGTCTTTCCGGTAGTTCTCCCTGTCCGCCCACCCGGCGTCCACGAACCCGAAGTCGAGGATCGCCTGGCTGACAGCGAAGTCGAGTTGTCCGTCCGGGAGGTTGTTGTTGCGGGTGTGCACTTTCTCCTGCTCCTTTTTCCGTTGCAGGTATTTGCCGTCGGCATAGACCGCGCTGTCGAGGGGCGAAACCGTGTTGAAGTCGCCCATGATGATCCATTTCTCGAACAGACCGCTCTGTTTTACCGTTTCGAGAACGGTTCGGATCTCCCGGCGGCGGGCTTCGTACAGGTGAGGGTTCAGGTGCAGGACGATGACGTTGTATCCTTCGACCTTGCATTTGATGAAGCCATGCCACATGTTGTCGAGGACCTTGTCCACGTTGACGACGGGCGATTTGGAGGAGATCGACACCGGGAATTTCGTCCTCGATCCGACCGAACCCGGAATGAGTTTCGGGTCCTTGCTGATGACGGCGTAGTCGTGGCCGTATTCGGCGGCGAGCGTTTCGAGCGTGAACTGCGTGAAATCGTTGACCTCCTGCAGGGCCAGAATGTCCGGATTCTGCTGCCGGACCCATTCCGCGAACAGACGTTTTCCCTGGGTCGTATCCCTCCGCATCCCGTAAAGGATGTTGTAACAGATTATTTTCAGGTTTTTCGTTTCGCTCCGCGGGACGCAGGAGACGGACAGGCCTGCGCACGATGCCGTAAGGAGGATCGCTGCAGTGAGTTTTTGGATGGTTTTCATTGGGTCGGTAGTCTGGGTTATCTGTAATAAGGAACAATCATCTCCCGGAAAAGTACTTATTTTCCGAGAAAAATTGTTTTTCGAAAAATTTTCCGCTATTTCCCGCTGCGTTCCCGGATCAACGCCTGAAGCAGTTCGGGTTCATCCGTCGTGATGTAATCGACGCCCAGATTGAGGAAATACTCCATCTCTTCCCGTGTGTTCACCGTCCAGACATTTACTTCCAGCCCGAGAGCATGTGCTTCGGCGACCCAGTGTTCGTTGGCTTTGAGGATAGTGTTGCGGTAATCCATTCCGGCATATCCCCGCTCTTTGAGTTCTGCCGGGGTGAGGTCGCCGTTGAGGTGGAAGACCCGCGTTCCGGGCATCTGCCGGATGCACTCCGCTCCCAGTTCGTGGGCGAAGACGATGATTTCGGTGCGGTCGGCGACACCGTATTTTTCGAGCAGCCTTGCGACGAGCCCTACTTCGTAAGGGTATTTCGACTTGTCTTTGAGGTTCTTGATCTCCAGAATCAGCCGGGTTGCCGATGTTTTCCGCATGGCGCCGAGTATGGCTTCGAAAGAAGGAACGTACTCTCCGTTACTGAGTCTAGTCGCAAGGATATCTCCCGAGAGGGAGGTTTCCATGGCAAGGCCCTTGAATACCCGGTCGTGATTGGCGATAAGAACGCTGTCAGCCGTCAGCCACACGTCGAGTTCGGAGCCGTAACTGCTAATGGAGTCGGCTTTCAGGAAGGAGGTCACCGAGTTCTGGGCCGATCCTTCGGTTTTCCAGTAGCCACGGTGGGAGATGACCTTGGTTTGTACACCTTTGCCGGCCGTCTGGCCTATGGCGGGCATTATTGTGCTCAAGAGGAGCATCAGAAGAAATGTGCGTATAGTTCCGTTCATTTTTATGGTTTTTAGGTGGTTTATCATAAGGACAGCGAAGTGTGAAAAAAGTACTGATAAAAAATAGCATATTTTTTCTTCCCTGTTAACTAAAGTAATATAAATCGATAATCTTGCATTTGTATTCAGGGAAAGGGAAAACCGAATAAAAATGGCTAGTATCCCTGTTTTGCATTGTCACACAGATGTTTTCATTTATTGAGATATTGTTTGTTGTGGACAGAAGCATTGTAGTCACTGCGCAGCCTTTTTTACAAGGTTGAGAATCTCGATACTAAAGGCTTTCAATTCCCTCGTGCGCTGTTCCAATGCGGCGATCTGATGCGGGATTGCAATGTTGGAGAAGTGCGCATTGATGACCTTTACAATCTGATTATAGTTGTTGGCGAGTTTCTGAAACTGGAAATAAAAATCGTTCAGCCGGGCGACGAACTGCGTCTTCGACGGATCGCGTCTGACGACAACGAACTCCTCGGCGAAGATTCTTTTGACGATAAAACGGCTGCGGTTATGCTCCGATCCGGCTTTACAAAGCAACTCCTTGAAGCGAATATTTTGCTCTTCATTGAGCCGGAAAGAGTACTTATAACTCGCAGTTTCAGGCTTCCGGGCATTTCTGTTTGTCTGTTTACGATTGGTATCCATATATGGCTTAAAAAAGGGTCGCGACTCGGGAGAACGCCCAGCCTCGCAGAGCGAGCACCTTTATATGCCGAAAAACTTTTCGGCATACAAAGGTACAGCTCGCTGTTGTCTGGCGACAACAAAAATCCGCGCCGGAGAATCTCTGACCAAAGTTTCGAAAATCCTCCGTTGCGGCTTCCGGAGCCGGGTCGGTTCCCGGTGCAATATTACAACCGTTTCGGGGTGTCCCGTCCTGAAAAAGGTTTACAGTGATTGATAATTAAAGATAAACATTTTGGTTCAAAAAATATTGTCCTGATATAAGTTTACATATGCCTTCCGAACAACCGTCTTTCGGCCCCAATGATGTTTGAGTTTCCCGGTTCTAAGTTCCGCTTCCAAGGGCGTAAGCCAATCGCAGCTGGCATGAGGTCTGAGTGAATTGTAAAGGATAACGATCTGGTCGATGCGTTCTTTTGCTGCCTGAAAACTTTCAAAACATTCCTCGTCGATCCATTCGCTCTTCAGAATACCGTTCACCCGTTCGGCAACGGCATTCTCATACGGATCGCCCTTTTCAGTCATGCTGATGCGAATCCCATTATCGGTCAGCAATTTCACATATTCTTTCGAACAATATTGGCATCCTCTGTCCGAATGATGGATTAACCCTTGCCGTTTTTGCTGCGGAGTCTGGTCTATGGCCATCCTCAGTGCACGGAGCGCTCCGTCCCGTTCCAATGTCGTATTCAGATCATAGCCTACGATCCGTTTGGAATAGGCATCCGTTATCAAAGCCAGATATGCAAATCCTTCTTTCAAAGAAATGTACGTAATATCTCCGACCCATAAACGATGCGGCCGCTCGAGGTCGAAACCCCGGATCAGATTCGGATATTTACGCATCCAGTGCCGCGAGCAGGTCGTAACGCTGTATTTCTTCCGACGTTTGACCAGAAGATTGTTTTCCGAAAGCAGCGTAAATAACCGATCCCGACTGACCGGAAATCCGTCTTGTTGCAGCAAATGCCACAGTTTACGACCGCCGAGCCTGGGCATCAGTTTCCGGTAGTAACCCACCCGCTCCAAAAGAAGGGTGTCGGACAAAGATCCTTCCCTATTACGCCGTAAATGTTTATAATAGGCCTGACGGGTATAGCCGAACAACCCGCACAGAAACGATAGGCTCATTGCTGTGTGTCTTTCTTTGAGACGCTGGACTGTCCGGCTGCGGATTTTTTTAGCAGGTCGATACCGTATTCTTCTTGGAGGATATCTCCCATGATCTCATAGCCTTCCAGACGTAATAAAGCCTCTTCCAAGCGCCGCCGAAGGGCTTTGTTCTCGGATAATAATTCACTGGCTTCTTCACTAGTAACGCGGGACATGATCGGATAAGGATTAGGGGTACTCACAAAGCTACAACTATTTTTCGCTTTCCAGCGCTGACCCATCTTATGAATCGTAGACATGGGAATACCATGTTCTTCGGAGAGTTGGCGAGCCGTCTTGACTCCGCTCAAATACTCCTGTAAAATCAGATGACGCAACTGACGCGGTAAATAATGACGCGATAAGTCTGAATTCGTTGTTTGCTGCATAAGATTTACTCTTTTCTGTAAACCTTTTTCAGGACGGGACAGGGCAAAAAAAATCCATCGGTGCGGACTGGAGCGGTCTGGAGCGGACATCGGAACCAAGGTATTTCACCCGGTTGTATCTTGCAGCATGAAAGGTCGGTTTTCTTATTCCGTTCATTATCCCGATATAAACCGCATGAAACGGGAAACGGTATTTTGAATGGTTTAAAACATAAAACCGAACACACATGCTTTACGACTGCAAAACGAACATTCAATCTTAAAAATGTTGTACCATGGATTCATTAAAAGAAAAAGACAAACTCGCACCCAAACCTTTAAAGTGTCCCCATATCGAGGTCGACGAAGAGATGATGCGTCGGATGATCGCCGGACTGGTTCCTATGGATTCGCCGGCCGTTATCCCGATATAAACCGCATGAAACGGAAAACGATATTTTGAATGGTTTAAAACATAAAACCAAACATACACGCTTTACGACCGTATAGCTAACAATCAATCTCAAAAACGTTGCACCATGGATTCATTGAAAGAAACAGACAAACCTGCACCCAATCCTTCTAAACATCCCCGTATCGAAGTCGACGAGGAGTTGATGCGTCAGATGATCGCCGGACAGGCCCCTTTGGATTCGAAAGTCGTCCGCAGGATTCCCGAACCGGAAGAGGAAGATACGGACACTCCCGAGGGAAACACATCGGAAACGGTATCCGGAGCATCGGCACCGACTGCTGAGAAAACAGACGTCGACACCCAAACGACTACTGGAAAGGAGTCGGCCGGATTCCGGCGTAAAAAGCTCGCGCTTCCGGATTTCGAACGCATGTTCTTCGCTCCGGTGGATTGCCGTAATCGCTCTGCGATCTATGTCAGTACCCAAACCAAGTGCAAAGTGTCGGCAATCCTCCACCTGCTGGGAGACGATACGACAAGGCTTACGGCATTGGCCGACAATATGCTGCGGTTCGTCATGGACATTTACAGCGACGAGTTGAATTATCTCCACGAGAAGAAGAACAACAGACGGCCGTTTTGAAAAAGCGGGGTATTTCGACGGCAGATAGCAGGACGGAAGGGGCCGTCGAACGGGCAGGCCGCTCGCGGCTGAACATCAGAACCGGATCGTCAGGAGCCGCAGAATGTCGCCTTTTCCGACGGTAGCGACCAGCAAAACGCCGGGGATGGAAATATGCAAGGCTCGCCCCTCGGGCGATTCGCATGGCCTTGCATATTTCCATCTCTGACGATAAATTCCCTGCCGGCGGGAAAACTTACATCGAAAATTACCCTGCTATTGACGAAGCAAGATCGGAAATCGAACTAGCTGTAAGATCGTAGGCCATTACTGTGCGACCTTGAAGACGCTGCTGAGTTTCTCGCTTAATGCCGCCATATCCTGTCCGATTTTATCATTGGTGATCTTAGCATAGATTTGGGTCGTGGTGATCCGCTTATGCCCCAGCATCTTGCTGACCGTTTCCAGCGGTACGCCCTGCGTGAGCGTAACCGTCGTGGCGAAGGTATGCCGCGCTGTATAAGTAATATTTAGAAATGCAATAAAAAACAGAATGACGATAATTAAACGTAAAACGTTTATAATTAAGCATTTTGCGAGAATTGCAGAACAGACAGACCTGCAAAAGAAAACAAAATATTGCGACGTTTCAGTTACCAGACTGTTAGCCGTCTGTT
This Alistipes shahii WAL 8301 DNA region includes the following protein-coding sequences:
- a CDS encoding TonB-dependent receptor, encoding MSETLDEISRISGYSFFYYDGLFSSARKVTLKTTNLTIRQTLDKLFEGSENTYAIDGQQVFIRRAPAKKQQAPKSETITGWVLDKNNAPVSGATVIVAGTNKGVTSGIQGGFQLSDITLPATLNISFLGYEPRTVVVTPQNKDQLTVVLNEESKLVDDIVVVGYGTQRRGMVSSAISKMVVDENNQRQVASPGQLLQGRVAGVISTTGSGNLGSGERMSIRGISSISAGNEPLYVIDGIPITNEDANIFNFGETMSSMATIAVNDIESIEVLKDAASAAIYGSRASNGVVLITTKSGREGKATLRLNFQAGISQFPNLRRVKMANSKQYIEAYNEGVDNYNRQYGYQVGDADYQVHIQNPFGTMPDTDWMKIGTQLGRSYNVDVSVSGGNAKTTYYVGGSYNDQTGVIRTNAMRKANLKAKVTQKFAKWLEVGANVSGNYMKNDQIPGSNIGSSILERLIHQRPIDHVYTPGGGYYTGGTPQLTFHNPVQILDEQIAYIENYRILGNFFAKFNFFDDKLQIQANYNADLSFTYDYTYYNENHPYGTGVGRLVEAYRHVPNTTFEVYANYNDKFGDVDFSAMLGHSYQDVTRKQNYVDVRGFPSPSFNIVNAAAEFYNVTGTLNEYAMESYFGRITAGYKDRYMLTATLRTDGSSKFAPENRWGWFPSVSFGWNLGNEPFMEDSGIDLKFRASYGRTGNQEGISPWAYHAKMSGGKNYGGQSGIAVSDFGNRNLRWEKADQYDVGFDLAFLKGKVNMIFDIYQKNTFDLLYNKPVAAHTGTTSTLSNIGSIRNRGVEFTLNTHFNFGKHFSWLSQFNISHNKNIIKSLTGEDIIGSNRILRAGEEVGSWYVFEQLGIYQYDGEVPDPQYADGIRAGDVKWRDVNNDGQVTDEDRVIQGSSNPKFFGGWNNTFKWKGLRLDVFFTYQYGNKVLAEWMINAARLSHTSNVLASQVENRWTGPGSTNEYPRAIFNRATPNVRNSSRILHDGSFIRLRSLVLGYEFPAAITSKLRMKGLRIYFQGDNLFLISKYPGWDPDVSKDLNPLYYGVDRLTVPQPRMFTFGINITI
- a CDS encoding FecR domain-containing protein; this translates as MKRDYTHISTEELLQDDFFISSIINPTEETQIFWERRLADGNIDPEVFREARNILLSLNRAPHRTDVPEERIEKLWERIEDSVNGVRPASRRTPAAKRWMWPAALVASAACIAVAIILRPLTGPDNGTTTINGTDVRTLAHTEDTNYIKLVLGEKVVEMPGDEARVDYSRNGLTINEQEIAGQDREQGKLNLLAVPYGKRSTLILADSSRLWINAGTKVIYPEKFAGDRREIYVDGEVYGEIAHNLAWPFVIKTKRAGIEVLGTTLNVNAYEKEEELSVVLVGGKVAVTNAKGRKSELAPNQMYFSSGEHDYITAVDVEEYVSWKDGNYKFRNEKIATIVKRLSKYYNINIVADLSTSGLTCSGELILKDELIRVLDVICNTAQIQYTWDSEKRTYMLHR
- a CDS encoding RNA polymerase sigma factor; its protein translation is MYQKEIIVQDSLWQSFVNGSREAYARLYELYVRPMYLYGLHFCDDRQIIEDAIHDIFVRIYVNRERLPELKNVKLYLLISLKNTLLNHANSKSFRFRMDISVCRQLHDQSDLEETIVRKEESDRSRQLVAEMERNLSARQKQAVYYRFVEQMHYNEIGAMMEINSQSAKNLVHSSIKKIREIYPHLSGAFLLLLFSSL
- a CDS encoding endonuclease/exonuclease/phosphatase family protein, whose protein sequence is MKTIQKLTAAILLTASCAGLSVSCVPRSETKNLKIICYNILYGMRRDTTQGKRLFAEWVRQQNPDILALQEVNDFTQFTLETLAAEYGHDYAVISKDPKLIPGSVGSRTKFPVSISSKSPVVNVDKVLDNMWHGFIKCKVEGYNVIVLHLNPHLYEARRREIRTVLETVKQSGLFEKWIIMGDFNTVSPLDSAVYADGKYLQRKKEQEKVHTRNNNLPDGQLDFAVSQAILDFGFVDAGWADRENYRKDGFTRRIDFIYVSPDLRDRIVSCRYITDDFTAAYSDHIPVELVLKHDSE
- a CDS encoding glycerophosphodiester phosphodiesterase, encoding MNGTIRTFLLMLLLSTIMPAIGQTAGKGVQTKVISHRGYWKTEGSAQNSVTSFLKADSISSYGSELDVWLTADSVLIANHDRVFKGLAMETSLSGDILATRLSNGEYVPSFEAILGAMRKTSATRLILEIKNLKDKSKYPYEVGLVARLLEKYGVADRTEIIVFAHELGAECIRQMPGTRVFHLNGDLTPAELKERGYAGMDYRNTILKANEHWVAEAHALGLEVNVWTVNTREEMEYFLNLGVDYITTDEPELLQALIRERSGK
- a CDS encoding IS3 family transposase; translated protein: MSLSFLCGLFGYTRQAYYKHLRRNREGSLSDTLLLERVGYYRKLMPRLGGRKLWHLLQQDGFPVSRDRLFTLLSENNLLVKRRKKYSVTTCSRHWMRKYPNLIRGFDLERPHRLWVGDITYISLKEGFAYLALITDAYSKRIVGYDLNTTLERDGALRALRMAIDQTPQQKRQGLIHHSDRGCQYCSKEYVKLLTDNGIRISMTEKGDPYENAVAERVNGILKSEWIDEECFESFQAAKERIDQIVILYNSLRPHASCDWLTPLEAELRTGKLKHHWGRKTVVRKAYVNLYQDNIF
- a CDS encoding DUF3408 domain-containing protein — encoded protein: MDSLKETDKPAPNPSKHPRIEVDEELMRQMIAGQAPLDSKVVRRIPEPEEEDTDTPEGNTSETVSGASAPTAEKTDVDTQTTTGKESAGFRRKKLALPDFERMFFAPVDCRNRSAIYVSTQTKCKVSAILHLLGDDTTRLTALADNMLRFVMDIYSDELNYLHEKKNNRRPF
- a CDS encoding tyrosine-type recombinase/integrase, which translates into the protein MLAKCLIINVLRLIIVILFFIAFLNITYTARHTFATTVTLTQGVPLETVSKMLGHKRITTTQIYAKITNDKIGQDMAALSEKLSSVFKVAQ